A region of Candidatus Megaera polyxenophila DNA encodes the following proteins:
- a CDS encoding non-ribosomal peptide synthetase — protein sequence MLEKIDKLYSLIFNGFKFKVDKGNLDVSVPKKISDHYRIFAKEFISNNKDFIVSTFSNTNSNILHFDFNNCLIPLSFAQERLSFIDKYEGGTNAYNISLVFTLSLNDELVIKSLKQSINDIVERHEILRSVIKEDDQGNRWQLVKQLDKCPLNISLVKVRDQDELSQEISKAVNYVYNLSSEYPIKINLYEQELMDKKYYLSIVIHHIAFDGWSINVLLAELAELYQYHYKIAQGEKVTLELLPLNIQYRDFTLWQKNYLKEERLKKQLNYWKNKLSNYETLCLVTDKPRPIEFDYNGEDIFFEIKANLSRKLRQLAKDLEVSLYSLLIAGYCLLLKIYSNQNDIIVGIPVANRHYDKVENLIGFFVNSLSLRIKINDTLSIKEYIKEVSQELIEAQLCQDLPFERLVEELKVEKDISRHPIFQIMFGTQQFEIKINDQSKLEQDKNSSLANILSRYEEDYGYKIAKFDLSTFIDDNREKLKGSFNYATSLYSEETIKGFIETYQNILAQFGELVNNSQDKIKINEINYLSKQKHKLIVDEWNKTKRDFLEDKTIHRLFEEQVIKTPDSIALIYEDIKLTYSELNARVNRLANYLRQYKIEPGTLVVLCLDRNENILISILGILKAGGAYVPIDTNYPDQRIKYIIQDINVANRTRKIIKTLVIVNERYKKRLERIVDYIEVLAIDSQILQEQLLYESKRNLVPVVNGNSLAYVIYTSGTTGNPKGVMIEHRGVINTVLSLQSVYNFVKGKAVTAFTSYVFDVSVSEFFIALFNGGVLHLLSEKLRTNIKFISEYIIANNINYLYLPPVLLSNLPRLEYKALYGIIYAGEPCDRDTAKYWSSHHKLYNYYGPTETTIYASGKQIICEDVNLIGSPIYNVKIYVLDNNLKLLPIGGVGEIYIGGKGLARGYINRADLTAERFIANPFGNGERLYKTGDIGRYLYDGNIEYLGRSDEQVKIRGYRIELGEIESNLNEFQGIRQSVVTVKEKNSNKYLIGYCVSDKKLDSAKIISYLESKIPEYMIPKYFVYIDKIPLTINGKLDKSALPEPEINSENYVEARNELEVKVRKIWFELLSFAKDKISITDDFFRLGGDSIVSIQLVSKLRQELGLTVSIKDIFKHRTIQKLFDNVLSKSLVKEIEIKAEQRILGSSFGLLPIQKWFFSNDFIRLDHWNQSFLIRVPELDIARLKIVMAKLIEHHDMFRLRYNKDQITGEYYQYYDTVVKAEDLKFLDIRSLNVQEGSNEFKQLLDTVLTEWQSNFNIEKGPLYSIGYIFGYSDKTARIYLALHHLIIDTVSWRILAEDLKNLYAGNELSLKGSNYQQWVNAITNYGLRYGEERSYWNSIITDRQLRATREVHQINIELNERQTNHLLKESNKAYNTEINDILLTALGYGLREITGKKRNLVTLEGHGREEIDDSIDITRTVGWFTTMYPVAVEITDDIESSIKIVKDSLRQVPNKGIGYGALIGYGKKILPKIIFNYLGQFNRKQDSWQITEESSGISINKLNKDCNIINFNGLVIEGKLKFNIVSKLDYSRSIKLVETFKNQLIAIIKHTIFQSRSYLTISDIANIISQQYLDKIQGDKEVQGVYLANSLQQGLIYHALHQGIIDDAYKVQIIFDYQDKIDPIILKQAWQYAQNKYPSLRLRFSWEEELVQIVDKECELDWRYFDISKENNQEKRIEEIKKKDREEIYDLAISKLFRICLIKKNEDLYTCIFSNHHVILDGWSIPVLLKYVHETYLKLLQGLVVDTKEDIAYIKAQQYLQQHTKNNEKYWQEYLSSIEVRLDLSSLILQEKQDVRLQEYKYIKDPQNQNIVIRGELYKQLKDLTQEVGITLNAVLQYIWHKVLSIYGDSKQTIVGTTISGRNIPIDNIEQSIGLYINTLPLMVDHSKYRTVIETIKILQDDINELNSRSETNLVNLQKEGDRLFDSLFVYENYPDPIEKEKGDGNLKMVFKEVVEKTDYPLSVVAYETIDRQELLLSIRYAGELFNNDTISELLEIMAKMVEQIIHDPEANRFEHLNLQKYQLITKRWNSTEVEYSIRCIHELIEEQVEKTPDNIAVVYGDTTATYQELNEKANRLASYLRSLGVVTETPVAIVMNRSLEMIVAIIAILKAGATYIPIDPDFPKERLKYIVEDTKVLILLTQATLKESIVGLCKIVIEVNAKDFHKYSELNHTNSVSIKNLAYIIYTSGSTGIPKGVMITHESLNNYIQYSKSKYDIANGKVILHSSIAFDMSITSIFLPLVQGDTIEIIAEGNELEDLQNKLQSEDTLNMVKLTPTHLKALRENVNGKILSNKAKLIIGGESLSWEDIKPWLNDHRKIFNEYGPTETTVGCCVYEINHLDSRASVSIGKPIDNMKIYILDKKLNPVPIGVRGEIYISGIGLARGYLNRADLTAERFFANPFTVEGERLYKTGDLGRYLINGNIEYLGRNDEQVKIRGYRIELGEIEAVLNKHGDISAAVVIEKEQETTKSLVAYVVLKELSEDKRALIDSSGKEFNICAVAEEVTESLGNTLARVLPEYMIPKHFVYLNRIPLTSNGKLDRRALPEPEVQSQDSYIAPRTELEKQLCDIWAQVLKLEKISITDNFFRIGGDSIISIQVMSKARQKGIYFSVKDIFSYPSVIELTVNVKTEEKKPKIDQTLIKGKIMLTPIQHWFFAKNLPNNNYFNQSILLQPKKKLQLYIIKQSFMLLRHHHDILRCCYNNHHNQWQQICLQEEIDTVEYIDLSVQEDETDITTKIENYSNKIQASLDINKGIIMKVLLFDLVKSQRLLIVVHHLVIDSVSWRILLEDLESFYSQLEKRSEVQFPNKTYSYKQWSQILADYAYSATLKKEIPYWQELEKNIQPIETDFNLGAYLEINSHNVEISLNKDKTLALLQKVHKAYRTEISDILLTALVLGFGDLTGNYTLNIAFEGHGREEIIEGIDLSRTIGWFTTIFPVVLVVDNPNDLERAIKIIKENIRTIPNKGIGYGIIKHLRPKVLTKNKSPQIIFNYLGRWDNVTSLNNLFSFAPESSGRNVAQENILDYVISINAEVKNDIMHFFWTASSNHYYPETINKIVHYFIQRLNQLIEHCCQDDVYGYTPSDFDLVTLKQDQLEKKLNILSVKRK from the coding sequence ATGTTAGAAAAAATTGATAAGCTCTATAGTTTAATTTTTAATGGGTTTAAGTTTAAAGTAGATAAAGGTAATCTAGATGTATCGGTTCCTAAAAAAATTAGTGATCATTATAGAATCTTTGCAAAAGAATTTATTAGTAATAATAAAGATTTTATTGTATCTACTTTCAGTAATACTAATTCTAATATTTTACATTTTGATTTTAATAATTGTTTAATACCTCTTTCATTTGCACAAGAAAGATTAAGCTTTATTGATAAATATGAAGGAGGAACAAATGCTTATAATATCTCTTTAGTATTTACTTTATCACTAAATGATGAATTAGTGATAAAGAGCTTAAAACAAAGTATCAATGATATTGTAGAAAGACATGAAATATTAAGAAGTGTAATAAAAGAAGACGATCAAGGTAATAGGTGGCAGTTAGTAAAGCAATTAGACAAGTGTCCGTTAAATATTTCACTAGTTAAGGTTAGAGATCAGGACGAATTATCGCAAGAAATAAGTAAAGCAGTAAATTATGTGTATAATCTAAGTAGTGAATATCCGATAAAAATTAATTTATATGAACAAGAGTTAATGGATAAAAAATATTATTTAAGTATAGTAATTCATCATATAGCATTTGATGGTTGGTCTATAAATGTATTATTAGCAGAATTGGCAGAACTTTATCAATACCATTATAAAATAGCACAAGGTGAAAAAGTAACACTAGAGTTACTCCCATTAAATATACAATATAGAGATTTTACTTTATGGCAAAAAAATTATTTAAAAGAAGAGAGATTAAAGAAACAATTAAATTATTGGAAAAATAAATTAAGTAATTATGAAACTTTATGTTTAGTTACAGACAAACCTAGACCAATAGAATTTGATTATAATGGTGAAGATATTTTTTTTGAGATAAAAGCTAATTTATCAAGGAAATTAAGGCAATTAGCAAAAGATCTTGAAGTTAGTCTATATAGTCTATTGATTGCAGGGTATTGTTTATTACTAAAAATATATAGTAATCAAAATGATATAATTGTCGGTATACCAGTAGCTAATAGACATTACGATAAGGTAGAAAATTTGATAGGCTTTTTTGTTAACTCTTTGTCATTAAGAATAAAAATTAATGATACACTATCAATTAAAGAATACATAAAAGAGGTGAGTCAAGAATTAATAGAAGCTCAATTATGTCAAGACTTACCATTTGAGAGATTAGTAGAAGAGTTAAAAGTTGAAAAGGATATTAGTAGACATCCAATTTTCCAAATAATGTTTGGAACCCAGCAATTTGAAATCAAAATTAACGATCAATCAAAATTAGAACAAGATAAAAACAGTAGTCTAGCTAATATTTTAAGTAGGTATGAAGAAGATTATGGATACAAAATAGCAAAATTTGATCTTAGTACATTTATAGATGATAATAGAGAGAAACTAAAAGGAAGTTTTAATTATGCTACTAGTTTATATAGCGAAGAAACAATAAAAGGTTTTATAGAGACGTACCAGAATATATTAGCACAGTTTGGAGAATTAGTTAATAATTCTCAAGATAAAATAAAGATAAATGAAATAAATTATCTAAGTAAACAAAAGCATAAGCTAATAGTAGATGAATGGAACAAGACAAAAAGAGACTTTCTTGAAGATAAAACAATACATCGATTATTTGAAGAACAAGTAATAAAAACACCAGATAGTATAGCATTAATATATGAGGATATAAAACTTACTTATTCTGAATTGAATGCAAGAGTAAATAGGTTAGCTAATTATTTAAGACAGTATAAGATTGAACCGGGTACCTTAGTAGTACTGTGTCTTGATAGGAATGAAAATATACTTATTTCTATACTAGGCATATTGAAAGCCGGAGGAGCGTATGTACCTATAGATACCAATTATCCTGATCAAAGAATCAAATATATTATACAAGATATTAATGTAGCAAATAGAACAAGAAAAATAATTAAAACTTTAGTTATAGTAAATGAAAGATATAAGAAAAGACTAGAAAGAATAGTTGATTATATAGAAGTATTAGCTATAGATAGTCAAATATTACAGGAACAATTGTTATATGAGAGTAAGAGAAATCTAGTTCCAGTGGTAAATGGTAATAGTTTAGCATATGTAATCTATACTTCTGGTACTACTGGTAATCCTAAAGGAGTAATGATTGAACATAGAGGAGTAATTAATACAGTATTATCTTTGCAGTCTGTGTACAATTTTGTTAAGGGAAAGGCTGTAACAGCCTTTACTTCTTATGTATTTGACGTATCAGTGTCAGAATTTTTTATTGCATTATTTAATGGTGGGGTTCTTCATTTATTAAGTGAGAAACTTCGAACTAACATAAAATTTATTAGTGAATATATTATTGCAAATAATATTAATTATTTATATCTACCCCCTGTTTTATTATCAAATTTACCTAGATTAGAATATAAGGCTTTATACGGAATAATATATGCAGGAGAACCATGTGACAGAGATACAGCTAAATACTGGTCAAGTCATCATAAATTGTACAATTATTATGGTCCTACAGAAACAACAATATATGCATCTGGTAAACAAATAATTTGTGAAGATGTAAATTTAATAGGTTCTCCAATTTATAATGTAAAAATATATGTACTAGATAATAATTTGAAATTACTGCCAATAGGAGGAGTGGGAGAGATATATATAGGTGGGAAAGGACTTGCGAGAGGGTATATTAATAGAGCGGACTTGACAGCTGAGAGATTTATAGCCAATCCATTCGGTAATGGTGAGCGTTTATATAAAACAGGAGATATAGGAAGGTATTTATACGATGGTAATATTGAGTATTTAGGAAGAAGTGATGAACAAGTAAAAATTAGAGGTTATAGAATTGAATTAGGCGAAATTGAAAGTAACTTAAATGAGTTCCAGGGGATAAGACAAAGTGTAGTAACTGTTAAAGAAAAAAATAGTAATAAGTATTTAATAGGGTATTGCGTATCAGATAAAAAACTAGATAGTGCTAAGATTATAAGTTATTTAGAAAGTAAAATACCTGAATATATGATACCTAAGTATTTTGTCTATATAGATAAAATACCACTTACTATTAACGGAAAGTTAGATAAAAGCGCATTGCCTGAACCAGAAATTAATAGTGAGAATTACGTAGAAGCAAGAAATGAACTTGAGGTTAAGGTACGTAAGATATGGTTTGAGTTATTGAGCTTTGCAAAAGATAAGATAAGTATTACCGATGATTTTTTTAGACTAGGTGGAGATAGTATAGTTAGTATACAGTTGGTAAGTAAGTTAAGGCAAGAGTTAGGGTTAACTGTTAGCATTAAAGATATATTTAAGCATAGAACAATACAAAAGTTATTTGATAATGTCTTAAGTAAATCTTTAGTTAAAGAGATTGAAATAAAAGCTGAACAAAGAATTTTAGGAAGTTCTTTTGGGTTACTTCCTATACAAAAATGGTTCTTTTCCAATGATTTTATAAGACTAGATCACTGGAACCAATCTTTTTTAATAAGAGTACCTGAATTAGATATCGCTAGATTAAAAATTGTTATGGCTAAACTCATAGAACATCATGATATGTTTAGATTAAGATATAATAAAGATCAAATTACAGGAGAATATTATCAGTACTACGATACAGTGGTTAAAGCAGAAGATTTAAAATTTTTAGATATAAGATCATTAAATGTACAAGAAGGAAGCAACGAGTTTAAACAACTACTAGATACAGTGCTAACTGAATGGCAAAGTAACTTTAATATAGAGAAAGGCCCATTATATAGTATAGGTTATATATTTGGTTATAGTGATAAAACAGCTAGAATATATTTAGCATTACATCATCTGATAATAGATACAGTAAGTTGGAGAATATTAGCTGAAGATTTAAAAAATTTATATGCAGGTAATGAATTAAGCTTGAAAGGGAGTAACTATCAACAATGGGTAAATGCAATAACAAACTATGGCCTGAGATATGGAGAAGAGAGAAGTTATTGGAATAGTATTATAACTGATAGACAGCTAAGAGCAACAAGAGAGGTTCATCAAATAAATATAGAGCTAAATGAAAGACAAACTAATCATCTACTAAAAGAAAGTAATAAAGCATACAATACTGAAATAAATGATATTTTGCTAACGGCATTGGGGTATGGTTTGAGAGAGATTACAGGTAAGAAAAGGAATTTGGTTACACTAGAAGGACATGGTAGAGAAGAGATCGATGATAGTATAGATATAACTAGAACTGTAGGTTGGTTTACTACTATGTACCCTGTAGCAGTAGAGATAACTGATGATATAGAAAGTAGTATAAAAATAGTTAAAGATAGTTTAAGGCAAGTTCCAAACAAAGGTATAGGTTATGGAGCTTTAATAGGTTATGGAAAGAAGATATTACCAAAGATTATTTTTAATTATTTAGGTCAGTTTAATAGGAAACAAGATAGTTGGCAAATCACAGAGGAAAGTAGTGGGATTTCTATTAATAAATTAAATAAAGATTGTAACATAATAAATTTTAACGGTTTAGTAATAGAAGGTAAACTTAAATTTAATATAGTAAGTAAATTAGATTATAGCAGGAGTATAAAATTAGTTGAGACATTTAAAAATCAATTAATAGCAATAATTAAACACACAATCTTTCAATCAAGAAGTTATTTAACAATTAGCGACATAGCAAATATTATAAGTCAGCAATATTTAGATAAGATTCAGGGAGATAAGGAAGTTCAAGGAGTGTATTTAGCTAATAGTTTACAACAAGGTTTAATTTATCATGCTTTGCATCAAGGTATAATAGATGATGCTTATAAAGTACAAATTATATTTGATTATCAAGATAAGATTGATCCTATTATATTAAAACAGGCATGGCAATATGCCCAAAATAAATACCCGAGCTTAAGATTAAGATTTAGCTGGGAAGAGGAATTAGTACAAATAGTAGATAAGGAATGTGAACTTGATTGGAGATATTTTGACATAAGTAAAGAAAATAACCAAGAAAAACGAATTGAGGAGATTAAGAAAAAAGATAGAGAGGAAATATACGATTTAGCGATAAGTAAATTATTTAGGATATGTTTAATTAAAAAAAATGAAGATTTATATACCTGTATTTTTAGTAATCATCATGTAATCCTTGATGGGTGGAGTATTCCTGTATTATTAAAGTATGTTCATGAAACTTATTTAAAATTATTGCAAGGGCTAGTTGTTGATACAAAAGAAGATATTGCTTATATCAAAGCTCAGCAATATTTGCAGCAACATACTAAGAATAATGAGAAATATTGGCAAGAATATTTAAGTAGTATAGAAGTAAGATTAGATTTAAGCAGCCTAATATTGCAAGAGAAGCAAGATGTAAGATTGCAAGAGTATAAATATATCAAAGATCCTCAAAATCAAAATATAGTTATAAGAGGTGAATTATATAAACAACTTAAAGATTTAACTCAAGAAGTAGGGATTACATTAAATGCCGTGTTACAGTACATATGGCATAAAGTATTAAGTATTTATGGTGATAGTAAACAAACAATAGTAGGAACAACAATATCTGGTCGGAATATTCCGATAGATAATATTGAGCAATCCATAGGATTATATATTAATACTTTACCTTTAATGGTTGATCATTCAAAGTATAGAACGGTAATAGAAACGATAAAAATTTTGCAAGATGACATAAATGAGCTTAATAGCAGAAGTGAGACAAATTTAGTTAATCTTCAGAAAGAAGGAGATAGGTTGTTTGATAGCTTATTTGTTTATGAGAATTATCCTGATCCGATAGAAAAAGAGAAAGGAGATGGCAATTTAAAGATGGTTTTCAAAGAAGTAGTTGAGAAGACTGATTATCCTCTAAGTGTGGTAGCGTATGAAACAATTGATAGGCAGGAGTTACTGTTGTCTATTAGGTATGCTGGGGAATTATTTAATAATGATACAATATCAGAACTGCTCGAAATAATGGCTAAGATGGTAGAGCAAATAATACATGATCCTGAAGCAAATAGATTTGAGCATCTTAATTTGCAAAAATATCAACTGATAACAAAAAGATGGAATTCAACTGAAGTAGAATACTCTATAAGATGTATACATGAATTAATTGAGGAACAAGTAGAGAAAACACCAGATAATATAGCTGTAGTATATGGAGATACTACAGCTACTTACCAAGAATTAAATGAAAAAGCGAATAGATTGGCTAGTTACTTAAGAAGCCTAGGAGTAGTAACTGAGACTCCTGTGGCTATAGTCATGAATAGATCATTAGAAATGATAGTTGCAATTATTGCAATTCTAAAAGCCGGAGCTACTTATATACCTATCGATCCAGATTTTCCTAAAGAAAGGTTAAAATATATTGTTGAAGACACTAAGGTATTAATATTACTAACTCAAGCTACGTTAAAAGAAAGTATTGTTGGTTTATGTAAAATCGTTATTGAAGTAAATGCAAAGGATTTTCATAAATATTCTGAGCTTAATCACACTAACAGTGTCTCAATTAAGAATCTAGCTTATATAATTTATACTTCTGGATCGACAGGTATTCCTAAAGGAGTAATGATAACACACGAAAGTCTGAATAATTATATTCAATATAGCAAAAGCAAGTATGATATAGCTAATGGCAAGGTGATACTACATTCGTCAATTGCATTTGATATGAGTATTACTAGTATTTTTCTACCGTTAGTGCAAGGAGATACAATTGAGATTATTGCTGAAGGAAATGAGCTTGAGGATTTACAAAATAAGTTACAGAGTGAAGATACTCTAAATATGGTTAAGTTAACACCTACTCATTTAAAAGCTTTAAGAGAAAATGTAAATGGTAAGATACTAAGCAATAAAGCAAAATTGATTATAGGAGGTGAGAGTTTATCATGGGAAGATATTAAACCATGGCTCAATGATCATAGAAAAATATTTAATGAATATGGCCCTACTGAAACTACTGTAGGATGCTGTGTTTATGAAATTAACCATTTAGATAGTAGAGCATCTGTGTCAATAGGTAAACCTATTGACAATATGAAAATATATATTTTAGATAAGAAGTTAAATCCAGTGCCGATAGGAGTAAGAGGAGAAATATATATAAGTGGTATAGGATTAGCAAGAGGTTATTTAAATAGAGCAGATTTAACAGCTGAAAGATTTTTTGCTAACCCTTTTACTGTCGAAGGTGAAAGATTATACAAAACAGGAGATTTAGGAAGATATTTAATTAACGGTAATATTGAATATTTAGGTAGAAATGATGAGCAGGTAAAAATTAGGGGATATAGAATAGAGTTAGGAGAGATAGAAGCGGTATTAAATAAACATGGAGATATTAGTGCTGCTGTAGTGATAGAGAAAGAACAAGAAACAACAAAGTCGTTAGTAGCTTACGTAGTACTAAAAGAACTAAGTGAAGACAAAAGAGCTTTAATAGATAGTAGTGGTAAAGAGTTTAATATTTGTGCTGTAGCAGAAGAGGTAACAGAATCATTAGGTAATACTCTCGCAAGAGTATTACCTGAATACATGATACCTAAGCATTTTGTATATTTAAATAGAATACCGTTAACAAGTAATGGAAAGCTAGACCGTAGAGCGTTACCTGAACCAGAAGTACAAAGTCAGGACAGCTATATAGCTCCAAGAACTGAGTTAGAAAAACAATTATGTGATATTTGGGCTCAAGTGCTTAAACTAGAAAAAATTAGTATCACTGATAACTTCTTCAGAATTGGTGGTGATTCAATTATTAGTATTCAAGTAATGTCAAAAGCTCGCCAAAAAGGTATCTATTTCTCTGTAAAAGATATTTTTAGTTATCCTAGTGTGATCGAACTTACAGTTAATGTCAAAACAGAAGAAAAAAAACCTAAAATTGATCAAACGCTTATTAAAGGTAAGATTATGTTGACTCCTATCCAACATTGGTTCTTCGCCAAAAACTTGCCGAATAACAATTATTTTAATCAATCAATATTACTACAACCAAAGAAAAAGTTGCAACTTTACATTATTAAACAATCATTTATGTTATTAAGGCATCACCATGATATTTTAAGGTGTTGTTATAATAACCATCATAATCAATGGCAACAAATATGTCTTCAGGAAGAAATCGATACTGTTGAATATATTGATCTATCGGTACAAGAAGATGAAACTGATATTACTACAAAAATAGAAAACTATAGTAATAAAATTCAAGCAAGCTTAGATATTAACAAGGGAATAATAATGAAGGTTTTGTTATTTGATTTAGTTAAATCACAACGTTTGTTAATAGTAGTACATCACTTGGTAATAGATAGTGTTTCATGGAGAATCTTACTCGAGGATCTAGAGAGTTTTTATAGTCAATTAGAGAAAAGGTCAGAAGTACAATTTCCTAATAAAACTTATTCCTATAAACAATGGTCTCAAATTTTAGCAGACTATGCTTATTCAGCCACTTTAAAAAAAGAAATACCTTATTGGCAAGAGTTAGAAAAAAACATTCAACCTATTGAAACAGATTTTAATTTAGGAGCTTATTTAGAGATAAATAGCCACAATGTTGAAATATCTTTAAATAAAGATAAAACTCTCGCTTTATTGCAAAAAGTACATAAGGCTTATAGAACAGAGATTAGTGATATTTTATTAACAGCTTTGGTATTAGGATTTGGAGATTTGACAGGAAATTATACTCTAAATATTGCCTTTGAAGGACATGGTAGAGAAGAGATAATAGAAGGGATTGATTTATCAAGAACTATAGGATGGTTTACTACTATTTTTCCCGTCGTACTAGTAGTAGATAATCCTAACGATTTAGAAAGAGCAATTAAAATAATAAAAGAAAATATAAGAACTATACCGAATAAAGGAATAGGATATGGTATTATCAAACACTTGAGACCTAAAGTGTTAACTAAAAATAAATCTCCTCAAATTATTTTTAATTATCTTGGCAGGTGGGATAATGTGACATCTCTAAATAATTTATTTAGCTTTGCCCCAGAGTCAAGTGGTCGAAATGTTGCACAAGAAAACATACTGGATTACGTGATTTCAATTAATGCTGAAGTAAAAAATGACATAATGCATTTTTTTTGGACTGCTAGTAGCAATCATTATTATCCAGAGACAATTAATAAAATTGTACATTATTTTATTCAAAGGCTAAATCAATTAATAGAGCATTGTTGTCAAGATGATGTTTATGGTTATACTCCATCTGATTTTGATTTAGTTACTTTAAAACAAGATCAGTTGGAGAAGAAATTAAATATTTTATCAGTAAAGAGAAAATAA